The following coding sequences are from one Oceaniferula flava window:
- a CDS encoding sigma-70 family RNA polymerase sigma factor, which translates to MADKAEEVADKDAKNLEAAYAHTRKSLIARLDNWEDQRTWDEFYKTYWKLIYAVGLKAGLRSDEAFDVVQETILSIAKQSKKNMYDPEKGSFKSWLMNMTRWRINDQFRKRKKDTAMSVSEWDDDGRKTSIIDQLEDPQSGTLERLWDVEWKKNLADAALAKVKAQVSPKQYQIFDCYVIREWDAGKVQDHLGVSMSQVYLAKHRVGKILKKELAKLNEDAG; encoded by the coding sequence ATGGCAGACAAAGCAGAGGAAGTGGCAGACAAGGATGCAAAAAACCTGGAGGCGGCCTACGCGCACACCAGGAAGAGCTTGATTGCCAGATTGGATAATTGGGAGGACCAGCGCACCTGGGACGAATTTTACAAAACTTACTGGAAGCTGATTTATGCAGTGGGCTTGAAGGCTGGGCTGCGGTCGGACGAAGCGTTTGACGTTGTCCAAGAGACCATTCTCTCGATTGCCAAGCAAAGTAAGAAGAACATGTATGATCCGGAGAAGGGGTCGTTCAAATCTTGGCTGATGAACATGACGCGCTGGCGGATCAACGATCAGTTCCGCAAACGCAAAAAAGACACTGCGATGAGTGTCAGCGAGTGGGATGATGACGGTCGCAAGACTTCGATCATCGATCAACTGGAGGATCCTCAAAGTGGCACGCTCGAGCGGCTCTGGGATGTGGAGTGGAAGAAAAACCTCGCCGATGCGGCACTGGCCAAGGTGAAGGCCCAGGTTTCTCCGAAGCAGTATCAGATTTTTGATTGCTACGTGATTCGCGAGTGGGACGCCGGTAAGGTGCAAGACCATCTCGGTGTTAGCATGTCGCAGGTTTATTTAGCGAAGCATCGAGTCGGTAAAATCCTTAAAAAGGAACTGGCGAAGTTGAACGAAGATGCGGGGTAG
- a CDS encoding DEAD/DEAH box helicase — protein sequence MSFSDLGLSEAVLTAITESGYENPTPIQAQAIPLILKGKDVIGASQTGTGKTAAFALPSLSQIKPIGKPQILVLEPTRELAHQVAEQFEHYGKHTGCKVALLYGGMGYGKQDEQMAQADIVVATPGRLVDHFYRATMRFGEVKILILDEVDRMLDMGFLPIVRKIVSLCPWNTEDSSRQTLFFSATMPPAIQGFAQWCLHEPESVEIARTSVPDTVNHAFYPVSMDQRDELLLALLERTDFQSVMIFTRTRKEADTVTGMIKGTGHKEVVAMHSDVKQSDRLKALAGFKDGTYNILVATDVAARGIDISTVTHVINYRVPENSEDYVHRIGRTGRAEAEGDAFTILTADELDFAASVENFIDKKIERRKLENFDYVYTALLDDSPAKPVRKKRRPAPRRRRR from the coding sequence ATGTCTTTTTCCGATCTCGGACTCTCCGAAGCCGTTCTCACCGCCATCACTGAATCTGGCTACGAGAACCCCACCCCTATTCAAGCCCAAGCCATCCCCCTGATCCTCAAGGGCAAGGATGTCATTGGTGCATCTCAGACCGGAACCGGCAAGACCGCCGCCTTCGCGCTGCCATCTCTTTCCCAAATCAAACCCATCGGCAAACCTCAGATCCTGGTTCTCGAACCTACTCGTGAACTCGCCCACCAGGTCGCCGAACAGTTCGAGCACTACGGCAAACACACCGGCTGCAAAGTCGCCCTCCTCTACGGCGGCATGGGCTACGGCAAACAGGACGAGCAGATGGCCCAGGCGGACATCGTTGTTGCCACTCCCGGCCGACTGGTCGATCACTTCTACCGCGCCACCATGCGTTTCGGTGAAGTGAAAATCCTGATCCTCGATGAAGTCGACCGCATGCTCGACATGGGATTCCTGCCAATCGTTCGGAAAATTGTCAGCCTCTGCCCATGGAATACCGAGGACAGCTCACGCCAGACGCTCTTCTTCTCCGCCACCATGCCCCCGGCCATCCAAGGCTTTGCCCAATGGTGCCTGCACGAGCCTGAGTCAGTGGAAATCGCCCGCACCTCCGTGCCGGACACCGTGAACCACGCCTTCTACCCGGTCTCGATGGATCAGCGTGATGAACTTCTGCTGGCATTGTTAGAACGCACCGATTTCCAATCCGTAATGATCTTCACTCGCACCCGCAAGGAGGCAGACACCGTTACCGGGATGATCAAAGGCACAGGCCACAAAGAAGTGGTCGCCATGCACTCGGACGTCAAACAATCGGATCGCCTCAAGGCTCTCGCCGGTTTCAAAGACGGCACCTATAACATTCTCGTCGCCACCGACGTCGCGGCCCGCGGCATCGATATTTCCACCGTCACCCACGTCATCAACTACCGCGTGCCGGAAAACTCGGAGGACTACGTGCACCGCATCGGCCGGACAGGTCGTGCCGAAGCCGAAGGCGACGCCTTCACCATCCTCACCGCCGACGAACTCGACTTCGCCGCATCCGTGGAGAACTTCATCGATAAGAAAATCGAACGCCGTAAGCTGGAAAACTTCGACTACGTTTACACTGCATTGTTAGACGATTCCCCGGCGAAGCCAGTGCGCAAAAAACGTCGCCCGGCACCACGCCGCCGCAGACGGTAA
- the ruvC gene encoding crossover junction endodeoxyribonuclease RuvC: MRVIAIDPAIRNTGYAVLEGDHQKQQVLDFGVIQIPAKVPQSAALAAIHGGIANLITKWQPDETAVEGIIYVQSHKTAITMGAARAATLIAAAETGLKIYEYAPRKVKQVVTGNGSADKQQVAFMIRALLGLAETPPHDAADALAIGIAHLTASDPLKAAILKRQQV, from the coding sequence ATGAGAGTCATCGCCATCGACCCTGCTATCCGGAACACCGGCTATGCAGTGTTAGAGGGCGATCACCAGAAGCAGCAGGTGCTGGACTTCGGCGTGATTCAAATCCCCGCTAAAGTTCCGCAATCTGCCGCCCTCGCTGCGATTCACGGCGGCATTGCCAATCTGATCACAAAGTGGCAACCGGATGAGACTGCCGTGGAAGGCATCATCTACGTCCAGTCTCACAAAACGGCCATCACCATGGGCGCCGCGCGCGCCGCTACCTTGATTGCCGCAGCCGAGACCGGTCTGAAGATTTACGAATACGCACCGCGCAAGGTCAAACAAGTCGTCACCGGTAACGGTTCGGCCGATAAACAACAGGTCGCCTTCATGATCCGCGCCCTGTTAGGCCTGGCAGAAACGCCACCACACGATGCGGCCGATGCCTTAGCGATCGGCATCGCCCATCTCACCGCCTCCGACCCCCTCAAAGCCGCTATTTTGAAACGTCAGCAGGTATAG
- a CDS encoding class I SAM-dependent methyltransferase, whose translation MAERKHGLDLLMYFEHSEPVPFPMSATLRYNQLAPIYDWGIAQDYFYREARHLAIDGLHLTPGTRVMVLFCGTGLDFAPIKERIGETGVIYAVDGSAGMLKRARKRGGELAFSDDQIQFVQANFSNPMDVQKLCSLIHSIRPDGLLISMGLNCMSQWQGFLVKLFQALKPGTRVSMFDLYAEQLNFRAWLLNCVGAGDCRRKTWQAFAKGSDDVSLKMLPADSLLGVSLFSTSGTIPADVSK comes from the coding sequence GTGGCTGAGCGGAAACATGGTCTTGATCTGCTGATGTATTTTGAACACAGTGAGCCAGTTCCTTTCCCTATGTCGGCAACGCTTCGCTACAACCAACTGGCTCCGATTTATGACTGGGGCATTGCGCAGGATTATTTCTATCGCGAAGCACGGCATCTGGCGATTGACGGATTGCATCTGACCCCCGGCACGCGTGTCATGGTCTTATTCTGTGGCACGGGACTCGACTTTGCCCCGATCAAAGAACGCATCGGCGAGACGGGCGTGATCTATGCCGTGGATGGCTCGGCCGGAATGTTGAAGCGTGCACGCAAGAGAGGTGGGGAATTGGCCTTCTCCGACGATCAAATCCAATTTGTGCAGGCGAATTTCTCCAACCCCATGGATGTTCAAAAACTGTGCAGCCTGATCCACTCAATTCGACCAGACGGGCTGTTGATTTCCATGGGATTGAACTGCATGTCTCAGTGGCAGGGTTTTCTCGTGAAATTATTCCAAGCGCTCAAGCCAGGCACCAGAGTTTCCATGTTCGATCTTTACGCCGAGCAGCTCAACTTTAGAGCATGGCTGTTGAATTGTGTAGGAGCAGGAGACTGCCGCCGCAAAACATGGCAGGCTTTTGCTAAGGGCAGTGACGATGTCTCCCTGAAGATGTTGCCTGCCGACTCTCTGTTAGGTGTTTCGCTGTTTTCCACTAGCGGAACTATACCTGCTGACGTTTCAAAATAG
- a CDS encoding acyltransferase family protein, whose product MLRAFGILAILAHNFLHWLDGNPGENEFNFHASRGEDFLSGLSNSPEDAVRLIASFFFHYGVQIFVFLSSYGLCRKYSDHIPRYFGFCKQRLLALYPSILIAAAGYLIYESIQLGPATVFQTHGLHLLGQTTGLSTFVADNVYLPIGPWWFISLILQSYLITPPLIRLVRKAPRKAPICLITLSLVLEYTLAKSMEHHLGININHTVLGHLDVLALGMMFAYQPPKIIPAWLSLSCLAVVVLGNFVAWLWPLTFIAVTILTLVIFRNLLTSIDEGSWLGRALALTGQLSLMLFLTNGYLRQPLVKITNHYDHPLIHLAFLALFCLFTFCVSLLLSWILKRLQAEYRKRTSRQSVT is encoded by the coding sequence TTGCTCAGAGCTTTTGGCATACTGGCCATCTTAGCGCACAATTTCCTCCATTGGCTGGATGGCAACCCGGGGGAAAATGAATTCAACTTCCACGCCTCAAGGGGCGAAGATTTTCTAAGTGGTCTATCCAACTCGCCAGAGGATGCCGTTCGCTTGATCGCGAGTTTCTTCTTTCACTACGGTGTGCAGATATTCGTTTTTCTCAGTAGCTATGGACTGTGCAGAAAATACAGTGACCACATTCCTCGGTATTTCGGTTTCTGCAAACAACGGCTTCTGGCGCTGTATCCATCCATTCTGATCGCTGCGGCTGGATACCTCATTTACGAATCGATCCAGTTAGGTCCTGCCACCGTGTTTCAAACTCACGGCCTGCATTTACTGGGTCAGACCACGGGGCTCTCTACCTTTGTCGCAGACAATGTCTACCTCCCCATCGGCCCTTGGTGGTTTATTTCCCTCATTCTTCAAAGCTATCTGATCACACCGCCGCTAATCCGACTCGTGCGGAAAGCTCCACGCAAAGCTCCCATCTGCTTGATCACCTTGAGTCTAGTGCTTGAATACACCCTGGCCAAAAGCATGGAACACCATCTGGGAATCAACATTAATCACACGGTTCTGGGGCACCTTGATGTGTTGGCCTTAGGCATGATGTTTGCCTATCAACCGCCCAAAATCATACCGGCGTGGCTTAGCCTCAGTTGTCTTGCCGTGGTTGTGTTAGGGAACTTTGTCGCATGGCTTTGGCCGCTCACATTTATCGCCGTCACCATTTTGACCCTCGTGATTTTCAGAAATTTGCTCACGAGCATCGACGAAGGGTCGTGGCTTGGTCGAGCCCTCGCCCTCACCGGTCAGTTGTCACTCATGCTATTTCTAACCAATGGTTATCTGCGGCAGCCCTTGGTCAAGATCACCAATCATTACGACCACCCGCTCATCCACCTGGCTTTTCTGGCTCTGTTTTGCCTCTTCACCTTCTGCGTTTCCCTCCTGTTGAGTTGGATCCTGAAAAGGCTGCAAGCTGAGTATCGAAAACGCACCTCTCGACAGTCCGTCACATAA